AACAACAGTTTTTGGAAGGTACCGGCGTATTAGTGATCGATCACCTAAATCACTTGGTCTATGTCACACGCTCAAAACGTGCTGATGAAGCGCCGCTGATGGACTTTTGCCATCAGCAAAACTTGTCGCCAGTATTTTTCAATGCCACCGATCGCCAAGGTAAAGCTGTTTATCACACCAATGTACTGATGTGCGTGACGACTGGTTTTGTCATTATTGCTGATGAAATGATTCGCGATAATAAGGAGCGCGAGCAAGTACTTAAGTTTATTCACAATAGTGGTAAAACTCATATTTCACTAAGTGAAATTCAGATAAATCAGTTTGCTGGCAATATGTTGGAACTTAGCGGTAGCGAAGGACGATTTATCGCGATGTCAACCACAGCTTATCGGTCGTTATCAAAACAACAAATCGCAATACTATCGGAAAAAGCACGAATCGAAACTTTTGACATTCCCACTGTTGAAATGGCGGGTGGCTCAATTCGCTGTATGCTGGCAGGTATTCATTTAACGCCCTCTAAAAAGTTGCATACATAGCATTAAAAATGTATGTGTGCACAAATACTTAGAATACGCTAAGGTAAGGCGATTCGAACAATAATCTCGTAGAACAAATAAGGAGGTCGTATGTTTGATCAGATCTTTAATGCCACTGTTGGAAACATCAACAACTTGTTGTGGGGCTCTGGTCAACTACTCATTTATATACTGGTATTTGCCGGTTTCTGGTTTTCCTTCAAATTGAAATTTGTCCAGTTTGCCCATTTTCGCCATATGTTTTTCGTGATGAAAAACAGCACCAAAGGCGATAGTGCCGGCATTAGCTCTTTTCAGGCGTTGTGTACTGGTCTATCTGCCCGGGTTGGTACGGGTAACTTGGCGGGTGTGTCAGTGGCAATTTCGCTAGGTGGCGCTGGTGCTGTTTTTTGGATGTGGGTGATTGCCTTTTTGGGCATGGCAACAGGCTTTGCCGAAAGCATTTTGGGTCAACTCTACAAAGTAAAAGATGATCATAAAGAATATCGCGGTGGCCCTGCTTACTACATAAAAATGGGCTTGAATAAGCCTTGGCTGGCAGTTGCATTCGCTATTTGTTTATTCTTGGGTTATGGCTTTAGCTTTAGTGCGATGCAAGCCAACACCATTAGCGATGCGCTAAATCACGCCCTAGATATTCCACATATGTATTCAGGTCTCGCGATTACCTTATTTGCCGGTGTAATTGTTATGGGTGGTTTTAAAAGCATTGCCCGCTTTGCAGAGCTAGTCGTGCCGTTTATGGGGATTGCCTATATTTTGGCGGCGCTAACGGTTGCTGCCCTTAATATTGAGCACATCCCTGCCCTAATTGGTGATATTTTAGCTTCTGCCTTTGGTTTACAGGAAGCAGGGGCAGGCGCGCTCGGTGCCGCCATTAAAAATGGCATTCAGCGGGGTTTATATTCGAACGAAGCGGGGGCTGGCTCTGTACCTCACGCCTCGGCAAGTGCTTCCCCTACTCCTAATCACCCTGTCGCACAAGGTTATGTGCAAATGCTCGGCGTATTTGTTGATACGGTTGTGCTTTGTACTTGTACTGCCGTGATTATTTTACTGGCCGACCTGCCCATGAGTGGTGAAATGGAAGGTATTCGCCTAACCCAAGATGCAATGACCGCCCACATCGGAGATGGCGGCGTTTATTTTGTCGCCGCTGCAATTACCCTATTTGCTTTTACCTCGGTGGTTGCTAACTATGCATATGCTGAGAGTAATCTGCACTTGTTTAAGCTAGACAACAATCTCGGACGCGGTATTTATACTAGTTGTTATTTAGCCATGGTGCTGTGGGGTGCAAATGCGTCGCTATTTCATGTTTGGGCGATGGCTGATATGGCACTAGGATTGATGACGCTGGTTAACATTTTTGCCATAGTGCAATTAACTCCAACGATTAAAGCATTGTTTAAAGACTATTGTCAGCAGCGCACGAATCAAATGTCGTTACCAGCTCAGAGTCAAATTAAGCCTGAAATCAGCTTCTCTGCACAAAATATCGACTATCAAGGTAAGCTCTATTCAGGTATTTGGGATAAGAAATAGAGTTTTTATTCAATTTTTACTGATTTAGTGAAGATTTAGTAAAATTAAGGGTTGCTTTTTCACGAGAAGCTGGCATGTTAAATAGCAACTGCAGACGGTCAACCGTTTGTTTAAGTGTTAACGTTAACCCTATTTAATCTCTGTCCAATATTAGTTATTCAGTAACTAACCGGTTAAATAGTTTTACTTTAATTGGATATTTATTCGCAGTCGCTTCAATAAGTTAAAACACTGCACCTCATACAATTTGGAAAAAGGAGTAGCACTTCAATGTGTTCGATCTTTGGTATTCTTGATATTAAAACTAGTGCGTCGGCACTTCGCCCTACTGCGTTAGAATGTTCTCGTCTTTTACGTCATCGCGGCCCAGACTGGTCTGGCATTTACACTAGTGACAATGCAATTTTAGTGCACGAACGTTTAGCCATTGTTGATACTGAGCACGGCGCTCAGCCACTTTATAACGAAGATAAAACACACGTTTTAGCGGTTAACGGTGAAATTTATAACCACAAAGCACTTGCGGCGAGTTTAACGGTTGATTACGAATTCCAAACGCACTCTGACTGTGAAGTTATTTTACCGCTGTACAAGGAATTCGGCGCAGAGTTTATTGATAAACTGCAAGGCATGTTCGCTTTCTGTTTATACGATGAAAAAGCAGATCGCTACATTATCGCTCGCGACCACATTGGTATTATCCCACTTTACACAGGCTATGATGAAGACGGTAACTTCTATGTTGCCTCAGAAATGAAATCATTAATGCCAGTTTGTAAAACGGTTAAGGAATTCCCTCCAGGCCATGTGCTAGACAGCAAAACTGGCGAATTGCGCAAATACTTTAAGCGCAACTGGATGCAATACGATGCAATCAAAGACAACCACACCAGCAAAGAAAAGCTGCGCACGGCGCTTGAAGATTCAGTGAAAAGTCACTTGATGACCGACGTACCTTACGGTGTGTTGCTATCAGGCGGTTTAGATTCATCACTGGTGTCTGCGATTACGCAAAAATATGCCTCGCGCCGTATTGAAGAAAATGATTTATCAGAAGCTTGGTGGCCAAAAGTGCACTCGTTTGCCTGTGGTTTAGAAGGCTCACCTGATTTAATTGCTGCGCAAAAAGTGGCCGATGCGATTGGTACGGTGCACCACAATGTTGTGTTTACCGAGCAAGAGGGTATCGACGCGCTAAAAGAAGTGATTTATCACTTAGAAACTTACGATGTCACCACTGTTCGTGCTTCAACGCCGATGTATTTAATGGCGCGTAAAATTAAAGCCATGGGCATCAAAATGGTGCTTTCTGGCGAAGGCGCCGATGAGATTTTTGGTGGTTACTTATACTTCCACAAAGCGCCAAACGCACAAGAATTCCATGAAGAGTTACTGCGTAAGTTAGATAAGTTACATATGTTTGACTGCTTACGAGCGAACAAATCAATGTCGGCTTGGGGTATTGAAGCTCGCGTACCATTCTTGGATAAAAACTTCCTTGATGTTGCAATGCGCATTAACCCAGAAGATAAAATGTGTGGCGGCGGTAAAATGGAGAAAAGCATTTTACGTGAATCCTTTGAAGGCTACTTGCCAGAAGAAATTTTGTGGCGCCAAAAAGAGCAGTTCTCGGACGGTGTCGGCTACTCGTGGATTGATGGTTTAAAAGAATATGTTGAATCGCAAGTGAGCGATCAGCAGTTGGCAAACGCGGAATTTAAGTTCCCAGTTAACACGCCAGATACCAAAGAAGCTTACTTCTATCGCACTGTGTTCGAAGAAAAATTCCCGCTAGAAAGCGCCGCGAAATGTGTGCCAGGTGGTAAATCAGTAGCCTGCTCTACTCCGCAAGCACTGGCTTGGGATGAAGCATTCCAAAACATGGCCGACCCTTCAGGCCGAGCAGTACAGTCGGTACATAACGACAGTTACTAGCTAACGTTGTAAAACGATTGTTATTAACAATGAGAAAGCGCTACTAAACTATCAGTAGCGCCTTTTTTATTTAAACTTTTCCTTTAACACACAACAAATAAGATTATTTACACTTGTCAGTTAATTTTTAGTGAAAATTACTTTAAAGTAGTGACATCTAAGCCATAAACCCCGTGAAACAGTTAGGATCTCCTGTTTTGACTAACCCAATCGACGACAATATTCCAAGTATTAAGCCTGATCTTGATCAGGTTGAAGCCTACCGCAGTACGAAAAAACCAAGCAAATCGGGTTCATCAAAAGCACCAACACCGCAACATGAGCCAAGCCAACCAGCACCAAAGAAAAGCTCTGCTTTAGGTATTTTAAATAACCTTATTATTTACGGCGTAATTGCGGCTGGTGGTTATTGGGCATTTCAACAAGATGTAAAACGCGAGCAAGAGCTTATTTCCGCTGAGAACCGCATTCTTGATTTAGAACGTCAGCTATCGGCAACTGATGAAGAAATGGGTGAATCAACGGTTGCGATGCGCGCGAAACTCGAAGGCTTAATTGAAAAGACTGATAAGCTATGGAGTGAGATGGATAAGCTGTGGGCATCGGCGTGGCGTAAAAACCAATCACAGATTAAAGAGCTACGCTCTAAAACCATCAAAACCGACAATAAGCTAACTGAAACCAACACAGAAATTCTCACCAACAAAACGGCGATTATTGAGTTAGGCGATAAGCAAAGCGCAACGGCATTTAATATTAATGCACTTACCGATCAACTAGGTAAGGCTCAGTCGGTTAAACAAGAAATCGAAAAGCTTGCTAGTCAGTTATCTAGCTTAGAAAACAAATCATCGAGTCGCGATCAACAACAAATAGAATTAGCCACTATGGTTGCTGAGCTTGATACATCAGTAAAGCTATTGATTGAGCGTATGGAACGCCCTGCTGCTGGCGCTTCAACAACCGCGACTACGCCACCACCTGCGCAATAGCATCAAGCATTTCAACCAAACTCAAATAACACAAATAAAAATGCCAATCATATGATTGGCATTTTTTCAGTTGAACTTGTGCAACTAACGTTAAACTACAACCAGTAATTTAGCTGTACAGACAATAGATGAACGTTAGTATCATAGTCAGCGGTTAAATTAGCGTTGGTTATACGCTGATCTTGCACATTGTATTCAAATTCATTGATGCTAGTGTCTTTCATCCACATATAGCCATAGGCTAAGTCTAACGTCCAATCACTATTGAGTTGCCAGTTGCCACCAATCGTCCACCAAATTCGATCATCAGTTGGAATACGTGCAGTTCTTCGCTCTTGTGGAATTGGGCTAGTGTCATATGCAACACCAGTTTTCAATTTAACCTTAGGCGACCACTGGTACGTTACACCAAGCGCTAATGCAAAAGTGTCTTCCCACTTTTCTGGTATATAGGCAATGTAGCCATCTTCATTTAAGTCAGCTTCTGTTACTTGCGAAATAGGGCCAGTTTCTTGTTCGCTTATAATGCTGATGTTGTCGAACTCACTCCAATCCATCCATTGCAATGATGCTTGCAACGATAGTTCAGGAGACACTGCTTGGTTAACACTAATTGAAAAGTTCTGTGGCAGGGTTAAGTCCATTTGAGCGGCTTCTTTTTCAAGCGGTGACGAAGCCAATAAGCCAGTGTTTAAATCAACGGCTGGTAACTCTGGAGCAACGACAAATAAATCATCACGCCCGCCAGCTGCCGCGCCAACAATAGGCACATTAGTAATTTCAAAATCATTTGCTAAGGTCAAATCAATTGCGGAGTTGTAAACAAAAGCAATGCTTGTTGAACTATTTGGCTGCCATAGTGCTCCTAATGTGGCACTGACTGCCCAATCGCTGCTATCTAGCTCATATTGAATATCGCAGTAGTTACTGTTGTGAACATCACCTAACCCCAATGGAGCATAGGCAGCATTAATAAAGTCTGCATTTTCACAAAGGCCACCGATATCTTTAAAGGCGGTTAAGCGCCCTTCAGCATACGAAATGCTAATACCAAGGCCTACCGAGAACTGCTCGGAAACTTGATACGCGAGTGTTGGCTGTAAACTGATAATGGTTAGTTCAGTATCTTGTGCAAAGTTTCTGCCGATGAAGTTTTCGTCGTAAGTACTTGAAATAGCGGCAGGAGCATATAGACCTACACCCCATGCCCATTCATCGTTAATCGGTGAGGCATAAAATGCATATGGCACCACCTCACTAATATCAAAGTCACCGCTGGTTTCTCCAGAAACAGGCTGACCAAGTACGTTGGTGGCCGACACATTAGAATATTCAGACTGACCAAAGATATAACCACCACCGATGGATAAGCTAGCACCTGGCAGTTTTGTTAACCCAGCAGGATTGGAATACAAGATAGAAGCATCTTCAACTACCGCACCACGCCCTGCATAAGCATTGCCCATGCTACTAGTTGATTGTTCATAAATTTTAAAGCCTGCGGCTTGGGTAATTTGAGAAAATGAAGATGAAAGAAGAAGAGAACTAATAATTATTGATAATTTTTTATACTGCATAAATTGTTGTAATACTGTTGTAATGCAATTTCATCTTATATCTGATGAATAATATTTCAAACAACTATTTATACTATTTGAACGATAATTGATATTTACGAACAATATGTAGCCATATTGTATTTTCGTTATTCAAGCTCATTCAACCAAACATAGTATTAGCAAGTAAAGATTATGTTTTATGCTTTATAAACAACAGATTATTGTATATTAAATACACTCACCTTTATTTTTAGTGAACTCTGGGAACTACAAAATCAATGCGTAAAATCTTTAAATTAAATGTGCAATTACAACGTTAATGAGTCATTAAAAATGTAGTTGCCAGTTTAAATCTGTTGAACTTTTATGCATAAACCACACTGTATATTGAATATTTATTCACCAAGTACATTAAGAGAATCTAAGATTAACCATTGAAAATAACTCGCACTAATGGATCACAATTACGTTGGTTTAAAACTGGTTACTGCTATGGCGAGTAGGATTTAAGCCTCAGCTTAACGTCAAACTGAGACTTAAAGGGGTCAAGCTTAGCGTTTGCTAACTTCTACTAGATAAGCGTGATGATTCACTTATAACGCATCAACAATATCTTTAACCAGTTTTGGCCCTTCATAGATAAAGCCAGTATAGACTTGAACCAACGAAGCGCCTGCGGCAAGCTTTTCTTTGGCATCTTCAACTGATTGAATACCACCAACACCAATAATAGGTAGCTGCCCTGCTAAAGCTTGCGCCAATTGCTTAATTACAATCGTGCTTTGCTCTTTGACTGGAGCACCGCTTAAGCCGCCTTGTTCATCGCCATGCGGCAAATGCGCAACTTTATCGCGAGCAAGCGTGGTATTTGTCGCAATGACCGCATCAATATCATTTGCTTTTAAGCAGTCAGCAATGCCTTCAACTTCTTCTTGCGTTAAATCTGGTGCAATTTTTACTGCAACTGGCACATATTTACCGTATTGCTCAGCAAGCGATTTTTGCTCGACTTTTAAAGCCGCAAGTAACTCATTTAACGCTTCACCATATTGTAAAGAGCGTAAACCTGGCGTATTTGGCGAAGAAATATTTACGGTAATATAACTGGCGTAGTCATAAACTTTACGCATACAGTGAATGTAATCATCTTTCGCATTTTCTTCTGGTGTATCTTTGTTTTTACCAATATTAATGCCCAAAATGCCTTTGAAATTAGCTTTTCGCACTTGCTCTACTAAGTAATCAACGCCTTTGTTGTTAAAGCCCATTCGATTAATCACAGCATTAGCTTCTTCTAATCGAAAAATGCGTGGTTTAGGGTTACCCGGTTGAGGCCTCGGCGTAATAGTGCCAATTTCTACAAAACCAAACCCCATCGCAGCAAAGGCTTGAATACATTCGCCGTTTTTATCAAGACCGGCAGATAAACCTACCGGATTAGGAAAGCGAATGCCCATCACTTCCACAGGCTTGTCTTGCACGGTTTGTGTGTATACGACTTTTAATGGTGAATTTCCGGTTACATGCAACCCTTTGATAGTGAAGTTGTGAATAGCTTCTGGATCAAATTGAAACATCATCTTTCGAATCGCCGAATACAACATGGTTTTCCTCTTGTTTAAGTTATGAGTTAAGTTATAAGTTAAATTATGAATTAAATACAAAAAGTCCCTGCTTAGCAGGGACTTTAATAGAGCAACTTGGCTTACGCCGCGCTATGTAAACTTAGTAACATTAATTCTCTTAATGCGACTGAGAACTTAGCAAATTCATGCGTTGGCGACATTCTAAAGTCAGCCAAGATATGACGCCAGCGCTCAAGTGGTTGTGCGCTCTGTTCAAACCACTGCTCAAGCAATTCATCTGAGTTGTTGCCCTTAGCATCTACTTTCAAAGCGACAATAGTAATAGCTCGCTGCTGCCAGTCAAGCTCTTCTCTAAATGACGCTCTAGCCAATGCTTGCCAGTGGTTAGCAACAGGCTGTGCAGTGATTTGGTCTAAGAACCAATGCAGGTCTAATCGGTCACCAAGCTTGAAGTAAAGTTCTGCAACAAACTCAATCGAGCGACCATCAATTGCGGCAATCTCTGCAATATCCATTACTGAGAACAAGGTGCTTAGCTGTGAAATACGCTTAGCTGTTTTCTTCGGCACACCTGATTTAACTAGGCCAGATTCAACATGTACTAACTGCTCTACTTCATCAGCAGCCATGTATTTGCTTAGGTTTTTCGCTAATGCATCAAACGTAGGGCGATAGAAATCAATCGCTTGTTGAATATCCATGCCCTTGTCACGGTGTCTCAAGAACCAGCGCGTTGCGCGGCGAACATTGCGACGCAGTTGGAATAACATTTCAGTTTGCACAGACGTTTCAATTTTGTTGTCTAACGCTGCAATGTCTTGCCATACTGCGCCCATTTCAAATACTTCACTTGCCATGGTGTAGCAATTAGCAACTTCAGCAACACTTGCGCCAGTTTCTTCCTGCATACGGTTTACGAAGTTAAAGCCCATGTCGTTGCCAAGCTTGTTAGCAAGTTTAGTGGCAATAATTTCAGCGCGTAGCGGGTGATCTTGCATTTGCGCACTGTATTTTTCTTGTAACAGACCAGGGAATGCACCAATCAGTAGGCGATCGTGATATGGGTTACTGGTGATTTCTTCACAAACTAAATCTTCTTTTAATACCATTTTGCTGTAAGCAAGTAGTACCGAAAGCTCTGGACGAGTAAGGCCGTTACCTTGCGCTAGGCGCTCAGCAATTTCGTCATCATTTGGAATAAACTCTAACGCGCGATCTAGCTTGCCATCACGCTCTAATTCGTGAATAAAGCGTGTTTGCTCTTTTAGTTGATCAGCGCCGCGCATTGCCGTAATAGATAACGAGTGCGTTTGGTCGTAACAGTCTTTCAACACGATTTCTGATACTTCATCAGTCATGTCATAAAGCAACTTGTTACGCTGTTTAACAGTTAAGTCACCGCTTTGTACTAAACCGTTAAGTAGAATTTTGATGTTTACTTCGTTATCCGAACAGTCTACACCGCCAACGTTATCTACAGAGTCGGCATTAATTCGGCCACTATTAGCTGCATATTCAATACGGCCAAGCTGAGTTAAACCTAAGTTACCACCTTCACCTACGACTTTAGCTTGTAACTCGCTACCGTTGATGCGTAATGCGTCGTTAGCACGGTCACCCACTTCTAAATGAGTCTCGCCACTGCCTTTAACATAAGTACCGATACCACCATTCCAAAGTAGGTCTACCTTCATTTTTAAAATGGCTTTAATTAAGTCG
This Thalassotalea euphylliae DNA region includes the following protein-coding sequences:
- a CDS encoding OmpP1/FadL family transporter, which encodes MQYKKLSIIISSLLLSSSFSQITQAAGFKIYEQSTSSMGNAYAGRGAVVEDASILYSNPAGLTKLPGASLSIGGGYIFGQSEYSNVSATNVLGQPVSGETSGDFDISEVVPYAFYASPINDEWAWGVGLYAPAAISSTYDENFIGRNFAQDTELTIISLQPTLAYQVSEQFSVGLGISISYAEGRLTAFKDIGGLCENADFINAAYAPLGLGDVHNSNYCDIQYELDSSDWAVSATLGALWQPNSSTSIAFVYNSAIDLTLANDFEITNVPIVGAAAGGRDDLFVVAPELPAVDLNTGLLASSPLEKEAAQMDLTLPQNFSISVNQAVSPELSLQASLQWMDWSEFDNISIISEQETGPISQVTEADLNEDGYIAYIPEKWEDTFALALGVTYQWSPKVKLKTGVAYDTSPIPQERRTARIPTDDRIWWTIGGNWQLNSDWTLDLAYGYMWMKDTSINEFEYNVQDQRITNANLTADYDTNVHLLSVQLNYWL
- the pyrD gene encoding quinone-dependent dihydroorotate dehydrogenase; its protein translation is MLYSAIRKMMFQFDPEAIHNFTIKGLHVTGNSPLKVVYTQTVQDKPVEVMGIRFPNPVGLSAGLDKNGECIQAFAAMGFGFVEIGTITPRPQPGNPKPRIFRLEEANAVINRMGFNNKGVDYLVEQVRKANFKGILGINIGKNKDTPEENAKDDYIHCMRKVYDYASYITVNISSPNTPGLRSLQYGEALNELLAALKVEQKSLAEQYGKYVPVAVKIAPDLTQEEVEGIADCLKANDIDAVIATNTTLARDKVAHLPHGDEQGGLSGAPVKEQSTIVIKQLAQALAGQLPIIGVGGIQSVEDAKEKLAAGASLVQVYTGFIYEGPKLVKDIVDAL
- the ctlX gene encoding citrulline utilization hydrolase CtlX, translating into MLSTHAKPTKTTLTIADLNCSGSEVHASETTQAPIPAPTQAPMQAAIQAPKAVVMVRPHQFKPNPQTANDNTFQVNDKITLSQQQIAKQAFDEVSQVANKLSTLGVKVHLFEDKMSNTPDAVFPNNWFSTHSDGHFYLYPMYAENRRLEKRHDIIEHLIANYQVDQLTDLSCWEQKQQFLEGTGVLVIDHLNHLVYVTRSKRADEAPLMDFCHQQNLSPVFFNATDRQGKAVYHTNVLMCVTTGFVIIADEMIRDNKEREQVLKFIHNSGKTHISLSEIQINQFAGNMLELSGSEGRFIAMSTTAYRSLSKQQIAILSEKARIETFDIPTVEMAGGSIRCMLAGIHLTPSKKLHT
- the asnB gene encoding asparagine synthase B, which produces MCSIFGILDIKTSASALRPTALECSRLLRHRGPDWSGIYTSDNAILVHERLAIVDTEHGAQPLYNEDKTHVLAVNGEIYNHKALAASLTVDYEFQTHSDCEVILPLYKEFGAEFIDKLQGMFAFCLYDEKADRYIIARDHIGIIPLYTGYDEDGNFYVASEMKSLMPVCKTVKEFPPGHVLDSKTGELRKYFKRNWMQYDAIKDNHTSKEKLRTALEDSVKSHLMTDVPYGVLLSGGLDSSLVSAITQKYASRRIEENDLSEAWWPKVHSFACGLEGSPDLIAAQKVADAIGTVHHNVVFTEQEGIDALKEVIYHLETYDVTTVRASTPMYLMARKIKAMGIKMVLSGEGADEIFGGYLYFHKAPNAQEFHEELLRKLDKLHMFDCLRANKSMSAWGIEARVPFLDKNFLDVAMRINPEDKMCGGGKMEKSILRESFEGYLPEEILWRQKEQFSDGVGYSWIDGLKEYVESQVSDQQLANAEFKFPVNTPDTKEAYFYRTVFEEKFPLESAAKCVPGGKSVACSTPQALAWDEAFQNMADPSGRAVQSVHNDSY
- a CDS encoding alanine/glycine:cation symporter family protein; translated protein: MFNATVGNINNLLWGSGQLLIYILVFAGFWFSFKLKFVQFAHFRHMFFVMKNSTKGDSAGISSFQALCTGLSARVGTGNLAGVSVAISLGGAGAVFWMWVIAFLGMATGFAESILGQLYKVKDDHKEYRGGPAYYIKMGLNKPWLAVAFAICLFLGYGFSFSAMQANTISDALNHALDIPHMYSGLAITLFAGVIVMGGFKSIARFAELVVPFMGIAYILAALTVAALNIEHIPALIGDILASAFGLQEAGAGALGAAIKNGIQRGLYSNEAGAGSVPHASASASPTPNHPVAQGYVQMLGVFVDTVVLCTCTAVIILLADLPMSGEMEGIRLTQDAMTAHIGDGGVYFVAAAITLFAFTSVVANYAYAESNLHLFKLDNNLGRGIYTSCYLAMVLWGANASLFHVWAMADMALGLMTLVNIFAIVQLTPTIKALFKDYCQQRTNQMSLPAQSQIKPEISFSAQNIDYQGKLYSGIWDKK